The DNA sequence caaagtgCAGGAAATTAAATGATGCAAATTATTATATCAGTGAATGCTCTTCTAATGACACTAAGAAATCCACAAAATATATCAACAAActcatgaaaaaaaaagcaatatttattcttttaaatttaaaaagagcAATCGAAAAAATATTCGATGACGATGAAGAGAAGCAAGCAATACTGCTGAGGGAAATGTATAATGCATCCACCTTATTTTGAAGTGTAGCGCATATTGCATTTTTTCAGGCCTATTCTTGGAGGcactttttttacatattcttttttttgtaaaaccTTCGttataaatacttttttttttttttttttattctcctCTTCTCAAATAGTTATTAACTAGCTAACATTATCATTGCTCATTATGTAGATTTACACATAtgtttctattttataatatatggtgatatttcttttttgtttttttctttttcccatTCCGTTACCTTTTCATCGAAACAATATTATATCTTTTGTGCGACTTTCATTTTATGTATGGTTCGAGCCCTGGATGTTCACTTGTGTGTAACAATTTTTAGCAattgttttcttctttttaatatttacgtCCTGCTTCTTTTTATGGAAACATCATTTATGATGGGAGTGCGAATGCATAACTATCTGTGAAGCTGCTTGTTTTTGCTtgtttatcttattttttttttttttttactcttttttgttccatatgcaaaagaaaaataaaaatcgaaaaatggaaatgaaaatgaaaaaaaaaaaaaatcgcaGTAGCAGTATAATATGAAgtgtaaataattaaaactttTCCAACGTCAAATTAATAGTTTTTACGAATACTCAAAGAATAATTTGCTTCatttccatattttattctttttttttttaccaataTAATCTTGTAgctattaattttaacaaaaaaaaaaaaataaaataaaattgcttATCAAAGGCCGTAAAATTGCAGAATTACCATTGTAAGTAGTAAACAAATCGGGGGATAATATGATATACACACTCTTGAGTTTATGTCCAATTCGTTTCGTACGTTAAATGTGTTTCATATATCTCCCATTAACTGAGAATTACACGGTTGTACGAACGCAAGAGCATATAGCATCCAttttaacataattattttgcaTACAAAAATAGGGAAATTCAATAATAAAGGCTGCGTGCTGGATGTGTAAGTATATCGCTAAATAAATGTTTCTATTTGATACATAGaaatatactttaaaaaattaattttttttttttttttttggaaggTTTACTTCAAACCGAAGCAAATAATATGAGGTGTTTTCCCCTTAtgaatttacaaaaaaataaaagtcgATCGATTTATCCCGAAATTCGTGCAAAATGTACAACTTTGCAAAGTTATTTCGATCGAATTTTATtgatataaatacaataaataaattcgaaatttttttaaaaacgaTATTAGGAATATATAAGGCTCCAGATAGAACGCACTTGTTGGCCCATGCAGCAGATATATCAGCGTTATAtgcagtaaaaaaaatatataattatatgaaagaagatgaagaagGTAGGGTTATACTACGCGAGAAGCCTTTGCTAATTAGACAAGATATACAATTTAAtgaactaaaaaaattaccaAAAAATACGTTaggatataaatatatggaatttttagaaacatataaattacatgCACATGACAGAGAAGTGTCTCATTTTTTTActgatataaattattcatacATTTTAACAAGATACAGACAAATTCACGATATAGGACATGTTGTATACGATTTAAATATATCCATAGAATCAGAAGCAGCTCTCAAACTAATTGAATTAATACAAACCAAATTGCCTATCACATTACTAGCTGTTTTAATAGCCCCTCTTATGACACCCCTTTATCGATTtcaatatacatttaaagaTCAAATTCCATCAAATTTTCTGACATCAAATTTTGACTATACATATAacgatatatataaatatatagatgaGATGTCCATTAAGCAgtatgaatataatttaactGATTATTTTCATGTTGACAAAAGGGgtgataatattttttataataaattatataagtacTATTTTgacaatattaataattcgtCCTTTGTGAGAGGATCTATTATATACggttttgaaaataatagtaataacgaCATCATAtttgataaattaaataatgaatacatatttttaaaaaatcctgaaaaaaaatatcttctttttcaatataaaccaagaaaaatattactaaaaCAGTTGTACCCATGGGCATACACCGCCGGGATATTAACACGTAAACCCTTGCATTCTATTCATATCGAAAAATGGCTTGATAAGGACATCGATCTGTTCAGAAAAACGTACAATATTCATCCTTTACCTTCACACTTACGTCTTATGGCCGGGATTAACTGAACGAGTTGACGGAAAAGGAGAATATGAACTAACAgacaattataataatgtggGGAAAATAAAGACGaactttaaaatatgtttccctcgaaatgcattttttccttaatatttatacacgAATGGTGGAAATACCCAAACAAAACAAGATGAatggaataaataataaagatgtaaaaagtttattttaCACCCTCCAACAAATACGAatgcacatttttttatcccCCTTTTACTCTATTATATGAacacttattttttatgtgacacatgtttttttgtaattttttttaatgcataattattttatttttatttctattatttttctattatgtTGCTATTATTTTGCTATTATTTTGCTATTATTTTGCTATTATTTTGCTATCATTTTGCTATCATTTTGCTATTATTTTGctattatatttctattttttttcaattatttttctatatttttcttattatttttcattttttttttatttctttgtcTTTTATTAAACGTAGAGCTGCGTGACGCAATGCTCTTTCTGCATGAGGATGTTGATAATCAtacctttaaaaaaaaaaaaaacatatattttgtaataaacCATAACAATACTATTATTCAGTCGTATTATAAATGTCCCccttttattataacatttaCTTCGTATTCATTgtgcataattttaaatctcgttcatatg is a window from the Plasmodium brasilianum strain Bolivian I chromosome 9, whole genome shotgun sequence genome containing:
- a CDS encoding ubiquinone biosynthesis protein COQ4, with amino-acid sequence MYNFAKLFRSNFIDINTINKFEIFLKTILGIYKAPDRTHLLAHAADISALYAVKKIYNYMKEDEEGRVILREKPLLIRQDIQFNELKKLPKNTLGYKYMEFLETYKLHAHDREVSHFFTDINYSYILTRYRQIHDIGHVVYDLNISIESEAALKLIELIQTKLPITLLAVLIAPLMTPLYRFQYTFKDQIPSNFLTSNFDYTYNDIYKYIDEMSIKQYEYNLTDYFHVDKRGDNIFYNKLYKYYFDNINNSSFVRGSIIYGFENNSNNDIIFDKLNNEYIFLKNPEKKYLLFQYKPRKILLKQLYPWAYTAGILTRKPLHSIHIEKWLDKDIDLFRKTYNIHPLPSHLRLMAGIN